One region of Streptomyces davaonensis JCM 4913 genomic DNA includes:
- a CDS encoding type 1 glutamine amidotransferase: MSDNQLRVVWIYPDLLSTYGDQGNVLVVERRARQRGLDVARLDVRSDQPIPTSGDIYLIGGGEDRPQRLAAERLRRDGGLYRAVENGAIVFSVCAGYQILGHEFINDLGQREPGLGLLDVVSVRGEGERCVGDVLGDVDPRLGLPPLTGFENHQGVTHLGPTARPLAQVRLGNGNGTGDGTEGAYNDTVFGTYMHGPVLARNPLIADLLLKLALDVNALPPTDDRWYEALRNERIAAAQQPA, translated from the coding sequence ATGAGTGACAACCAACTGCGGGTCGTCTGGATCTACCCGGACCTGCTGAGCACTTACGGCGACCAGGGCAACGTCCTCGTCGTGGAGCGCCGGGCCCGGCAGCGCGGCCTGGACGTGGCCCGGCTCGACGTGCGCAGCGACCAGCCGATCCCGACCTCCGGCGACATCTACCTGATCGGCGGCGGCGAGGACCGGCCGCAGCGCCTCGCGGCCGAGCGGCTGCGCCGCGACGGCGGCCTGTACCGGGCCGTGGAGAACGGCGCGATCGTCTTCTCCGTGTGCGCGGGCTACCAGATCCTCGGCCACGAGTTCATCAACGACCTCGGCCAGCGCGAGCCCGGCCTCGGGCTGCTGGACGTGGTCTCGGTGCGCGGCGAGGGCGAGCGGTGCGTCGGCGACGTGCTCGGCGACGTCGACCCGCGGCTCGGCCTGCCCCCGCTGACCGGCTTCGAGAACCACCAGGGCGTCACCCACCTCGGCCCGACCGCCCGCCCGCTCGCCCAGGTCCGCCTGGGCAACGGCAACGGCACGGGCGACGGCACCGAGGGCGCGTACAACGACACGGTCTTCGGTACCTACATGCACGGCCCGGTGCTCGCCCGGAACCCGCTCATCGCCGATCTGCTGCTGAAGCTGGCGCTGGACGTGAACGCCCTGCCGCCGACGGACGACCGCTGGTACGAGGCGCTGCGCAACGAGCGCATCGCGGCAGCCCAGCAGCCCGCGTGA
- the def gene encoding peptide deformylase, whose product MRHGSIPGAHGRVRPLTLLGDPVLHAPAKDVTDFGPELAALVEDMFATMYAAQGVGLAANQVGEPLRVFVYDCPDDEDVRHLGHVVNPRLVTADGVVIRGPEGCLSLPGLEAGTERYDHAVVEGFTVTGEPVTVHGTGFFARCLQHECDHVEGTVYADRVEGRRHRRLMRQVSRASWSK is encoded by the coding sequence ATGCGACATGGCTCCATCCCGGGCGCCCACGGGCGTGTCCGGCCTCTCACCCTGCTCGGCGACCCGGTGCTGCACGCCCCCGCCAAGGACGTCACCGACTTCGGCCCCGAACTGGCGGCGCTCGTCGAGGACATGTTCGCGACGATGTACGCGGCCCAGGGCGTCGGCCTCGCGGCGAACCAAGTCGGCGAGCCGCTGCGGGTGTTCGTCTACGACTGCCCCGACGACGAGGACGTGCGGCATCTGGGCCATGTGGTGAACCCGCGCTTGGTGACGGCCGACGGAGTGGTGATCCGCGGCCCCGAGGGCTGCCTGTCCCTGCCGGGCCTGGAGGCCGGGACGGAACGTTACGACCACGCCGTGGTCGAGGGGTTCACGGTCACGGGGGAGCCGGTGACGGTGCACGGTACGGGTTTCTTCGCGAGGTGCTTGCAGCATGAGTGCGACCACGTGGAGGGGACGGTGTATGCGGACCGGGTGGAGGGCCGGCGTCACAGAAGGCTGATGCGCCAGGTGAGCAGAGCGTCCTGGAGCAAGTGA
- a CDS encoding acyl-CoA dehydrogenase family protein: MAEFTMELNDEQKEVRDWLHGFAADVIRPAAAEWDEREETPWPVIQEAAKVGIYSLDFYAQQYFDPTGLGIPMAMEELFWGDAGIALSIVGTGLAAVGVLANGTEEQIGTWIPQMYGDANDVKVAAFCSSEPDAGSDVASMRTRAVYDEATDEWVLNGTKTWATNGGIANVHVVVAVVDAELGSKGHASFIVPPNTPGLSQGQKFKKHGIRASHTAEVVLENVRVPGSCLLGGKEKLDERLARARERAKAGGGERVKNAAMATFEASRPAVGAMAVGTARAAYEVALEYATTREQFGRPIIDNQGVAFQLADMRTSIDAARLLVWRASWMAVNGKPFTAAEGSMSKLFASETAKKVTGQAIQILGGNGYTREYPVERMHRDAAIYTIFEGTSEIQRLVIARTLSGMPIR, from the coding sequence ATGGCCGAGTTCACCATGGAGCTCAACGACGAACAGAAGGAGGTCCGGGACTGGCTGCACGGCTTCGCCGCCGATGTCATCCGCCCCGCGGCCGCCGAATGGGACGAGCGTGAGGAGACTCCCTGGCCGGTCATCCAGGAGGCCGCGAAGGTCGGCATCTACTCCCTCGACTTCTACGCCCAGCAGTACTTCGACCCCACCGGCCTCGGCATCCCGATGGCCATGGAGGAGCTGTTCTGGGGCGACGCGGGCATCGCGCTGTCCATCGTCGGCACCGGCCTCGCCGCGGTGGGCGTCCTCGCCAACGGCACCGAGGAGCAGATCGGCACCTGGATCCCCCAGATGTACGGCGACGCCAACGATGTCAAGGTCGCCGCGTTCTGCTCCTCCGAGCCCGACGCCGGGTCCGACGTCGCCTCCATGCGCACGCGTGCCGTGTACGACGAGGCCACGGACGAGTGGGTGCTCAACGGCACGAAGACCTGGGCGACCAACGGCGGCATCGCCAATGTCCATGTCGTCGTCGCGGTCGTCGACGCCGAGCTGGGCTCCAAGGGCCACGCGTCCTTCATCGTCCCGCCGAACACGCCCGGCCTGTCCCAGGGGCAGAAGTTCAAGAAGCACGGCATCCGTGCCTCGCACACCGCCGAGGTCGTCCTGGAGAACGTCCGGGTGCCCGGCTCCTGCCTCCTCGGCGGCAAGGAGAAGCTCGACGAGCGCCTGGCCCGGGCCCGCGAGCGGGCGAAGGCCGGCGGGGGCGAGCGGGTGAAGAACGCGGCGATGGCGACGTTCGAGGCGTCGCGTCCGGCGGTGGGTGCGATGGCGGTGGGTACCGCCCGTGCCGCGTACGAGGTGGCCCTGGAGTACGCGACGACCCGTGAGCAGTTCGGGCGCCCCATCATCGACAACCAGGGTGTCGCCTTCCAGCTCGCCGACATGCGTACGTCGATCGACGCGGCGCGGCTTCTGGTGTGGCGGGCGTCCTGGATGGCGGTCAATGGCAAACCGTTCACGGCGGCCGAGGGCTCGATGTCGAAGCTGTTCGCCAGCGAGACCGCCAAGAAGGTCACCGGCCAGGCGATCCAGATCCTCGGCGGCAACGGCTACACGCGGGAGTACCCCGTGGAGCGGATGCACCGGGACGCGGCGATCTACACGATCTTCGAAGGCACCAGCGAGATCCAGCGACTGGTGATCGCCCGGACGCTCTCGGGGATGCCGATCCGCTAG
- a CDS encoding cytochrome c oxidase assembly protein, protein MDHSGHGMMMDLPPFTLGRGLQWSADPFFLIACLAGLALYGWGVMRLRRRGDSWSAARTVSYVVGVLSVALMMCTKLNDYGMVMFSVHMVQHMVISMLSPILILLGAPMTLALRALPVAGRGRKGPRELLLMLLHSRYMRVITHPLFTIPMFIASLYALYFTPLFDFLMGSKTGHVAMMVHFFAVGVVFFWPIIGVDPGPHRPGYLMRMLELFAGMPFHAFFGIALMMGSTPMVETFKNPPASLGIDALSDQNAAGGIAWAFSEIPSVLVLIALLFQWYGSEQRQAKRKDRAADRDGDKELEAYNAYLASLNARGN, encoded by the coding sequence ATGGATCACAGCGGGCACGGCATGATGATGGATCTGCCGCCGTTCACGCTGGGGCGAGGACTTCAGTGGTCGGCGGATCCCTTCTTCCTCATCGCCTGTCTGGCCGGGCTCGCCCTGTACGGCTGGGGTGTGATGCGGCTGCGGCGGCGCGGGGACTCCTGGTCGGCGGCGCGGACGGTGTCGTACGTCGTCGGTGTGCTGTCCGTCGCCCTGATGATGTGCACCAAGCTGAACGACTACGGCATGGTCATGTTCAGCGTGCACATGGTGCAGCACATGGTGATCAGCATGCTGTCGCCGATCCTGATCCTGCTCGGCGCCCCGATGACCCTGGCGCTGCGCGCGCTGCCGGTCGCGGGCCGGGGACGCAAGGGGCCGCGTGAACTGCTGCTGATGCTGCTGCACAGCCGGTACATGCGGGTCATCACGCACCCGCTCTTCACCATTCCGATGTTCATCGCGAGCCTGTACGCGCTGTACTTCACCCCGCTCTTCGACTTCCTGATGGGCTCGAAGACCGGGCACGTCGCGATGATGGTGCACTTCTTCGCCGTCGGTGTGGTGTTCTTCTGGCCGATCATCGGCGTGGACCCGGGGCCGCACCGGCCCGGCTATCTGATGCGGATGCTGGAGCTGTTCGCGGGTATGCCGTTCCACGCCTTCTTCGGCATCGCGCTGATGATGGGGTCCACCCCCATGGTCGAGACGTTCAAGAACCCGCCCGCCTCGCTCGGCATCGACGCGCTCTCCGACCAGAACGCGGCCGGTGGAATCGCCTGGGCGTTCAGCGAGATCCCGTCCGTACTGGTGCTGATCGCGCTGCTGTTCCAGTGGTACGGCTCCGAGCAGCGGCAGGCCAAGCGCAAGGACCGGGCCGCCGACCGGGACGGCGACAAGGAACTCGAGGCGTACAACGCCTATTTGGCCTCATTGAACGCACGCGGAAACTAA
- a CDS encoding serine/threonine-protein kinase encodes MPSGSSTSGVGRVIAGRYLLLHRLGGGGMGHVWLAHDQRLVCEVALKEIVFRDPAEADHEREARVARARAEARHAAGLRDHPHVVTVHDVLEHEGLPWIVMEYVAGAVDLRDLVEQRGPLAPAECARIGLAVLDALNAGHQRGVLHRDVKPANILLAPDRTGAQYGRVLLTDYGISVQPSTGETRWTMASALVGTSGYLAPERATGGAPTPAADLFSLGCTLYFGVEGQGPFTRASHLAELTAVVDEEPRPALRAGALEPVVHALLAKDPAARPSAVEAEAALSRIVVPQAGAYSRTQTDLGSQPQWAAPAAPRPRHARRRVLHSALAGLLGLALAGSGVWYAVAGQSGDEGSPRPYGEGVGLARALEGGDCVLADWPGAAPFQGTPRLTLDPSCADQAPDGQVMTFVKAASVQEARTEGAARCEERTQELRGRLADVRAFAVVPTEAGFEAAGRRTACLVLGAHGPVYGPLGGYRKPGTAFADTATMQRRDCVDVRSNREARLVSCAGAYDEQVLGFTRLGEDVTLTEARTESDAACAREVPPRDYGFDPSVYTAGSWTSQGAWKTGTHFAVCTVRKQNGGTMEGDEP; translated from the coding sequence ATGCCTTCAGGATCATCGACGTCGGGAGTGGGCCGGGTCATCGCCGGCCGCTATCTGCTGCTGCACCGGCTCGGGGGCGGCGGCATGGGGCACGTCTGGCTCGCCCACGACCAGAGACTCGTCTGTGAGGTCGCGCTCAAGGAGATCGTGTTCCGGGACCCGGCCGAGGCCGACCACGAGCGGGAGGCCCGGGTCGCGCGGGCCCGCGCCGAGGCCCGGCACGCGGCCGGGCTGCGCGACCACCCGCACGTGGTGACCGTGCACGACGTGCTGGAGCACGAGGGGCTGCCCTGGATCGTCATGGAGTACGTGGCGGGCGCCGTGGACCTGCGTGACCTGGTCGAGCAGCGCGGCCCGCTCGCCCCGGCGGAGTGCGCCCGCATCGGACTCGCCGTGCTGGACGCGCTGAACGCGGGCCATCAGCGGGGCGTGCTGCACCGGGATGTGAAGCCGGCGAACATCCTGCTCGCGCCGGACCGCACCGGCGCCCAGTACGGCCGGGTGCTGCTCACCGACTACGGCATCTCCGTACAGCCGTCCACCGGGGAGACCCGGTGGACGATGGCGTCCGCGCTGGTGGGGACCTCCGGGTATCTGGCGCCGGAGCGGGCCACCGGCGGGGCGCCCACCCCGGCCGCCGATCTGTTCTCGCTGGGGTGCACGCTCTACTTCGGGGTCGAGGGGCAGGGCCCGTTCACCCGCGCGTCGCATCTGGCGGAGCTGACGGCCGTGGTCGACGAGGAGCCGCGGCCCGCGCTGCGCGCCGGTGCGCTGGAGCCGGTCGTGCACGCGCTGCTCGCGAAGGATCCGGCGGCACGGCCGTCCGCGGTCGAGGCGGAGGCGGCGCTGTCGCGGATCGTGGTGCCGCAGGCCGGGGCGTACTCCCGGACGCAGACCGACCTCGGCTCCCAGCCGCAGTGGGCGGCACCCGCCGCGCCCAGGCCCCGGCACGCCCGGCGCCGGGTGCTGCACTCCGCGCTCGCCGGGCTGCTGGGGCTTGCGCTGGCCGGGAGCGGGGTCTGGTACGCCGTGGCCGGGCAGTCCGGCGACGAGGGGTCTCCGCGGCCGTACGGCGAGGGGGTCGGGCTGGCTCGGGCGCTGGAGGGCGGGGACTGCGTGCTCGCGGACTGGCCCGGGGCCGCTCCCTTCCAGGGGACGCCTCGGCTGACCCTGGATCCGAGCTGCGCGGACCAGGCGCCGGACGGGCAGGTGATGACGTTCGTGAAGGCGGCGTCGGTTCAGGAGGCGCGGACGGAGGGGGCCGCGCGGTGCGAGGAACGGACGCAGGAGTTGCGGGGCAGGCTCGCGGATGTGCGGGCCTTCGCGGTGGTGCCGACGGAGGCCGGATTCGAGGCCGCCGGGCGGCGTACGGCCTGTCTGGTGCTCGGCGCGCACGGGCCGGTGTACGGGCCGCTGGGCGGGTACCGCAAGCCGGGGACGGCCTTCGCGGACACGGCGACCATGCAGCGCCGGGACTGCGTGGACGTACGTTCGAATCGGGAGGCGCGGCTGGTGTCCTGCGCCGGGGCGTACGACGAGCAGGTGCTGGGGTTCACCCGGCTGGGCGAGGATGTGACGCTCACCGAGGCGCGTACCGAGTCCGACGCGGCCTGTGCCCGTGAGGTGCCGCCGCGGGACTACGGATTCGACCCTTCCGTCTATACGGCCGGGTCGTGGACCAGCCAGGGGGCCTGGAAAACGGGCACACATTTCGCCGTGTGCACCGTCCGGAAGCAGAACGGGGGCACCATGGAGGGGGACGAACCATGA
- a CDS encoding TetR family transcriptional regulator yields the protein MDTTQRTEQQRSADRRRRELLEAADRVVLRDGPQASMNAIAAEAGITKPILYRHFGDKGGLYAALAKRHTDALLDSLRAALDAPAERRERVEATLDTYLAAIEARPQVYRFLMHPAEGGQTGDQGFDVGKHSAPLLRRMGEELAQVIEDRLDLGPGSQQLARVWGHGIVGMMHAAGDWWLGERPCSRAELVRSLADLLWGRLAAAGDKMGGPGF from the coding sequence ATGGACACCACACAGCGGACCGAGCAGCAGCGGTCGGCGGATCGCCGACGGCGTGAGCTGCTGGAGGCCGCCGACAGGGTGGTGCTGCGCGACGGTCCGCAGGCCTCGATGAACGCCATCGCGGCGGAGGCCGGTATCACCAAGCCGATCCTCTACCGGCACTTCGGCGACAAGGGCGGTCTTTACGCCGCCTTGGCCAAGCGACACACGGACGCGCTGCTGGACTCCCTGCGGGCCGCGCTGGACGCTCCCGCGGAGCGGCGGGAGCGGGTCGAGGCCACGCTCGACACCTACCTTGCCGCGATCGAGGCTCGGCCTCAGGTGTACCGGTTCCTGATGCACCCCGCGGAGGGTGGCCAGACCGGGGACCAGGGGTTCGACGTCGGCAAGCACTCGGCTCCTCTCCTGCGGCGGATGGGTGAGGAGTTGGCGCAGGTCATCGAGGACCGTCTCGACCTCGGGCCCGGGAGCCAGCAGCTGGCCCGGGTGTGGGGGCACGGGATCGTCGGGATGATGCACGCCGCCGGTGACTGGTGGCTGGGCGAACGGCCGTGCTCGCGAGCGGAGTTGGTACGCAGCCTCGCCGATCTGCTCTGGGGAAGGCTCGCCGCGGCAGGGGACAAGATGGGCGGTCCGGGGTTCTGA
- a CDS encoding 6-phosphofructokinase — protein MRIGVLTSGGDCPGLNAVIRSVVHRAVVDHGDEVIGFRDGWKGLLECDYLKLDLDAVGGILARGGTILGSSRVQPSHLRDGVERARGHVQELGLDAIIPIGGEGTLKAARLLSDNGLPIVGVPKTIDNDIAVTDVTFGFDTAVGVATEALDRLKTTAESHQRVLVVEVMGRHTGWIALHSGMAAGAHAVVVPERPFDIEELARKVGERFEAGKRFAIVVAAEGAKPKAGSMEFDEGGKDVYGHERFAGIARQLSLELEHRLGKEARPVILGHVQRGGTPTAYDRVLATRFGWHAVEAVHRGEFGKMTALRGTDIVMVSLAEAVETLKTVPEDRYTEAECVL, from the coding sequence ATGCGCATTGGTGTCCTCACGTCCGGCGGCGACTGCCCCGGCCTGAACGCCGTCATCCGGTCCGTCGTGCACCGTGCCGTCGTCGACCACGGCGACGAGGTCATCGGTTTCCGGGACGGCTGGAAAGGCCTCCTGGAGTGCGACTACCTCAAGCTCGACCTCGACGCGGTGGGCGGCATCCTCGCCCGCGGCGGCACCATCCTCGGCTCCTCCCGTGTCCAGCCCTCGCATCTGCGGGACGGCGTGGAGCGGGCCAGGGGTCATGTGCAGGAGCTCGGGCTCGACGCCATCATCCCGATCGGCGGTGAGGGCACCCTCAAGGCGGCCCGGCTGCTGTCGGACAACGGCCTGCCGATCGTCGGCGTGCCGAAGACCATCGACAACGACATCGCGGTCACGGATGTCACCTTCGGCTTCGACACGGCCGTCGGCGTCGCGACCGAGGCACTCGACCGGCTGAAGACCACAGCCGAGTCGCATCAGCGGGTGCTGGTGGTGGAGGTCATGGGCCGCCACACCGGCTGGATCGCGCTGCACTCCGGTATGGCGGCCGGCGCGCACGCCGTCGTCGTGCCCGAGCGCCCCTTCGACATCGAGGAGTTGGCCCGCAAGGTCGGCGAGCGGTTCGAGGCGGGCAAGCGGTTCGCCATCGTCGTGGCGGCGGAGGGCGCCAAGCCCAAGGCCGGGTCCATGGAGTTCGACGAGGGCGGCAAGGACGTCTACGGCCACGAGCGCTTCGCGGGCATCGCGCGTCAGCTCTCCCTCGAGCTGGAGCACCGGCTCGGCAAGGAGGCGCGGCCGGTGATCCTCGGGCATGTGCAGCGGGGCGGCACACCGACCGCGTACGACCGGGTCCTCGCCACCCGCTTCGGGTGGCACGCGGTGGAGGCCGTGCACCGCGGTGAGTTCGGGAAGATGACCGCGCTGCGCGGCACCGACATCGTGATGGTGTCGCTGGCCGAGGCCGTGGAGACGCTAAAGACGGTGCCGGAGGACCGGTACACCGAGGCGGAGTGCGTCCTGTAG
- a CDS encoding PASTA domain-containing protein, translating to MTRGLFVRVLLVGVLALSACDRAAPLLTVKAVAAGVPSLAPFFDESSGLGRDAQVRSQGVHGGLQQGDTPGLYGGSKQPTICDVGKLERFLTDPANERKAAAWARALEITTEGIPAYLDGLTPVLLRHDTLVKNHDYKKEKAVPFDSLLQAGIAVLVDAQGQPAVKCSCGNPLRPFEGDTSRISVEFEDGNEKWKGYDRASVVTVRPASRKVERLALVDVEEPARGINRPVGTGGEDDTGFDARERRAVPDVVGATFGQAASRLTDRGLAVGYAGEGLPSDGAVVTGSNPAAGARLAFGEYVTLTVAEPDPESSRSTSGPPDLPVPSSSAAAPSSSGPSSSSGSPSSSGTTSEAPPSSQKPPSSTPPPSTKAPSTTAPPPTPTTTSAPPPSTTSAPPPTTAAPPTTSSEPPPPSVTPSTTPSATPTTSATT from the coding sequence ATGACGCGTGGATTGTTCGTGCGGGTTCTGCTGGTCGGCGTTCTTGCGCTGAGTGCGTGTGACAGAGCGGCGCCTTTGCTCACGGTGAAGGCGGTCGCCGCGGGAGTTCCGTCGCTCGCGCCCTTCTTCGACGAGAGCAGCGGTCTGGGGCGTGATGCCCAGGTCCGGTCGCAGGGTGTCCACGGTGGTCTCCAGCAGGGTGATACTCCGGGGCTCTACGGCGGCTCCAAGCAGCCGACGATCTGTGACGTCGGCAAGTTGGAGCGGTTTCTGACCGACCCCGCGAACGAGCGGAAGGCCGCGGCCTGGGCGCGGGCGCTGGAGATCACCACGGAAGGGATTCCGGCTTATCTGGACGGGCTCACACCTGTTCTGTTGCGTCACGACACACTCGTGAAGAACCACGACTACAAAAAGGAAAAGGCCGTCCCCTTCGACTCCTTGCTCCAAGCGGGGATCGCCGTTCTCGTCGATGCGCAGGGTCAGCCCGCCGTGAAGTGTTCGTGCGGAAATCCGCTGCGGCCCTTCGAGGGCGACACCAGCCGTATTTCCGTCGAGTTCGAGGACGGGAACGAGAAGTGGAAGGGATACGACCGCGCCTCGGTGGTGACCGTGCGGCCCGCGTCCCGGAAAGTGGAGCGGCTCGCCCTGGTCGACGTGGAGGAGCCCGCCCGGGGCATCAACCGGCCCGTCGGAACGGGGGGCGAGGACGACACCGGCTTCGATGCGCGGGAGCGGCGGGCGGTCCCCGATGTCGTGGGGGCGACGTTCGGGCAGGCCGCGAGTCGGCTGACCGATCGGGGTCTGGCGGTCGGGTACGCCGGGGAGGGGCTGCCGTCGGACGGTGCGGTCGTCACGGGGTCGAATCCGGCGGCGGGGGCTCGGCTGGCGTTCGGGGAGTACGTGACGCTGACCGTGGCGGAGCCTGACCCCGAGTCTTCGAGGAGCACATCCGGTCCGCCCGACCTGCCGGTGCCTTCGTCGTCCGCTGCGGCGCCCTCGTCGTCCGGGCCGTCCAGTTCGTCCGGCTCGCCCAGTTCGTCCGGGACCACGAGTGAGGCGCCACCGTCCTCGCAGAAGCCGCCGTCCTCGACGCCACCCCCGTCGACCAAGGCCCCGTCGACCACCGCACCGCCGCCCACACCGACCACGACCAGCGCACCACCGCCCAGCACCACCAGCGCACCCCCACCCACCACCGCCGCTCCCCCGACCACCAGCAGCGAACCTCCCCCGCCCAGCGTCACGCCCAGCACGACCCCCAGCGCCACCCCCACCACCAGCGCGACCACGTAG
- a CDS encoding cupin domain-containing protein yields MTATEGLLVPPGHGRVVQTPAQHVTFKVTGSHSRMASTFEVIVPPGFDVGAHVHTRSEELFYVLEGELDVLAFEPRIRTPDNWQRWQSSSGNRVVRATPGTVIAVPPGCPHAFANPTDEPAKMFFQASPPPDHERYFEELLEILGSGGPPDPAAIEELRSRYDIEQLTPLKHG; encoded by the coding sequence ATGACGGCGACGGAGGGGCTGCTGGTGCCCCCGGGCCACGGCCGGGTCGTGCAGACCCCGGCCCAGCACGTGACCTTCAAGGTCACCGGTTCCCACTCGCGCATGGCGTCCACCTTCGAGGTGATCGTGCCCCCGGGCTTCGACGTGGGCGCCCATGTGCACACCCGCAGCGAGGAGTTGTTCTACGTGCTGGAGGGCGAGCTGGACGTACTCGCCTTCGAGCCGCGCATCCGGACCCCGGACAACTGGCAGCGCTGGCAGTCGAGTTCGGGCAACCGGGTGGTACGCGCGACACCGGGCACGGTGATCGCCGTACCCCCCGGCTGCCCCCACGCCTTCGCCAACCCGACGGACGAGCCCGCAAAAATGTTCTTCCAGGCGAGCCCGCCACCGGATCACGAGCGGTACTTCGAGGAGCTGCTGGAAATCCTGGGCAGCGGGGGCCCGCCGGATCCAGCGGCGATCGAGGAGCTGCGCAGTCGCTATGACATCGAGCAGCTGACGCCGCTCAAACATGGCTAG
- a CDS encoding MurT ligase domain-containing protein: MAGNSDPLTPRAKIAVTAGKAVAAASRAAGRGSGSVIGGRVALKLDPDLLARLAQNLDVVLVSATNGKTTTTRLIAEALRAAGPVVSNALGANMPAGITSALAGGSEARYGVIEVDEKYLAGVARDTDPKCIALLNLSRDQLDRAAETRMLAENWREGLAGSKAVIVANADDPLVVWAASSSANVIWVAAGQMWKDDAWSCPSCGGVMQRPGDDWFCGECGFRRPTPSWALSGDHVLDPHGSAWPIHLQLPGRANKANAASSAAVAAVFGVPPQVALERMYQVQAVAGRYDVVQFQGRDLRLLLAKNPAGWLETFSLIDPPPTPVILSVNARGADGTDTSWLWDVDYTRLTGHPICVIGDRKLDLAVRLEVANQQFQVCENLDQAVQLCPPGRIEVIANYTAFQDLRRRVGN, translated from the coding sequence ATGGCAGGCAACTCGGACCCGCTCACTCCGCGGGCCAAGATCGCCGTTACCGCGGGCAAGGCGGTCGCGGCGGCATCGCGCGCGGCGGGGCGCGGCAGCGGATCGGTGATCGGCGGCCGGGTGGCGCTGAAGCTCGACCCCGACCTCCTCGCACGGTTGGCGCAGAACCTGGACGTGGTCCTGGTGTCGGCGACCAACGGCAAGACCACGACGACCCGGCTGATCGCGGAAGCGCTGCGCGCCGCGGGCCCGGTCGTCTCCAACGCGCTCGGCGCCAACATGCCCGCGGGCATCACCTCCGCGCTGGCCGGCGGCTCCGAGGCGCGGTACGGCGTCATCGAGGTCGATGAGAAGTACCTGGCGGGCGTCGCCCGGGACACCGACCCCAAGTGCATCGCCCTGCTGAACCTCTCCCGCGACCAGCTCGACCGCGCGGCCGAGACCCGCATGCTCGCCGAGAACTGGCGTGAGGGGCTCGCCGGGTCGAAGGCCGTGATCGTCGCCAACGCCGACGACCCGCTGGTGGTGTGGGCCGCGTCCTCCTCCGCCAATGTGATCTGGGTCGCCGCCGGGCAGATGTGGAAGGACGACGCCTGGTCCTGCCCGTCCTGCGGCGGTGTGATGCAGCGGCCCGGCGACGACTGGTTCTGCGGCGAGTGCGGCTTTAGGCGGCCGACGCCGAGCTGGGCGCTCTCCGGCGACCACGTCCTCGACCCGCACGGCTCCGCCTGGCCCATCCACCTCCAGCTGCCGGGCCGCGCCAACAAGGCCAACGCCGCCTCCTCGGCCGCCGTCGCCGCCGTGTTCGGGGTGCCGCCGCAGGTCGCCCTGGAGCGCATGTACCAGGTGCAGGCCGTGGCGGGCCGCTATGACGTCGTCCAGTTCCAGGGCCGCGACCTGCGTCTGCTGCTCGCGAAGAACCCGGCCGGCTGGCTCGAGACGTTCTCCCTGATCGACCCGCCGCCCACCCCGGTGATCCTCTCGGTGAACGCGCGCGGCGCCGACGGCACCGACACCTCCTGGCTGTGGGACGTCGACTACACGCGTCTGACCGGTCACCCGATCTGTGTCATCGGCGACCGCAAGCTGGACCTCGCGGTGCGCCTGGAGGTCGCGAACCAGCAGTTCCAGGTCTGCGAGAACCTCGACCAGGCGGTGCAGCTGTGCCCGCCCGGCCGGATCGAGGTCATCGCCAACTACACCGCGTTCCAGGACCTGCGCCGCCGCGTCGGCAACTGA